The sequence CGATGGCTGCGCTCGGGATTGGCGTGGGCGTGTTGACCGGCGAGACCGTGGAAGCAGCGCGCGATGACGTGTTTGCCGGCCTGGCTTCGGGCCGCACTGGCATCGTACTCACGACGCCTGAGTTCCTGTCTATTCACCGCGACCGCTTTGCGCGCTCGGGGCGTATCGGATTTGTCGTTATTGACGAGGCGCACCATGCCGGTCTTGCCAAGGGCGGCGACCGAAGCGCATACCTCGACATGCCCGATATCCTCAAGGCCCTGGGCGACCCGGTCGTTATGGCTGCGACGGCCACCGCAACGGCTCCGGTTGTGGCCGAGCTCGCCCGCGTGCTGCCGATTACCCGTACGGTGGTCGACGAGACCGTGCGTGAGAACTTGCGGCTCGAGGACGACCGCGATCTTGCGAGCCGCGAAAACCGCCTGGTGTCCATCGTCGCGACGGGGGAGAAGACCGTCATCTACGTCAACTCGCGTGATCAGTCCGTGGCGCTTGCCAAGACGCTACGCAAACGCGTTCCCGACTACGCGTCGCATATCGCCTTTTACAACGCGGGCCTTACGCGCACCGACCGCCATCGCGTAGAGGAGGCGTTTCGTGACGGATGCCTCAGCTGCATCGTCTCGACCTCTGCCTTTGGCGAGGGCGTCAACCTTCCCGATATTCGCCATGTCGTGCTCTATCACATGCCGTTTGGCGCGATTGAGTTTAACCAGATGAGTGGCCGCGCCGGTCGCGATGGACAGCCCGCCGTGATTCACCTGCTCTATTCGTCGCGCGACGCCCGCATTAACGAGCGCCTACTCGACTGCTATGCGCCTGAGCGCGACGAGCTCGTCACGCTCTATCGCGCGCTGCAAACCATGTGGCGCTCCAACCGCGGCAAGACCGGGGACGATTCCTTTAGCGCGAGCGATATCGACATCGCGCAGATGTGCCTTGCCATCGATGCTCGCACGCCGGTCGACGAGCGCTCGGTGGAAAGTGGCCTGGGAATCTTCGAAGAGCTTGGCTTCTGTCGCGTTTCGGGGTTTGACGACACCCGTCGCATCGCGATGGCCGAAAACCCCGGCCGTGTGCAATTGAGCAGGTCAATTCGCTATTTGGAGGGCTTGCGTTCGCGCATGGAGTTCTCGGCTTTCCGGAGTTGGGCGCTCGATTCGTGCGCTTCTGATATGCTAGCCAAAGTTAACCGCCCGATCGTACCGCGGGCCTAGGGGAAGGGGACCTCGATGGATGCCGCAGCCCGTACCGCCCATGATTCCGCCCTCCAGCCGTTCTCGGAGATGGAGCACTATAAGCATGCCGATGAGCTGCCGCCCGAGATTATGGCGGACAGCTACGACAAGCTGGAGCGCCTGTGCCTCAAATATATGAATGAGGACGACTTTTCTAAGGTGGAGCAGGCCTATTGCTTTGCTGCCGAGAAGCACTGCAACCAAAAGCGCCGCTCGGGTGAGATGTACATCAACCATCCCGTCGAGGTGGCCATCATTTTGGCCGATCTCAAGATGGACTGCGATGTGGTGTGCGCCGCGCTGCTGCACGATACCGTCGAGGACACCGAGACCTCGCTTGCCGATGTTTCCGGCCTGTTTGGCGATACGGTGGCCGAGCTCGTCGATGGCGTGACCAAGCTCACCAACATCGAAGTCGACAGCATGGACGAGAAACAGGCGCTCACGCTGCGAAAGATGTTCCTCGCCATGTCCAAGGACATCCGCGTCATCATCGTTAAGCTTGCCGACCGTCTGCACAACATGCGCACCCTTGCGGCCCTGCGTGAGGACCGTCGCCTGTTTAAGGCCCGCGAGACCATGGACGTGTATGCGCCCCTGGCCGACCGTCTGGGCATGAGCTCCATTAAATGGGAACTCGAGGACCTGTCCTTCTTCTACCTTGAACCCGACGCCTACCAGCGCATCGCACGCATGGTGGCGGAGTCGCGCGAGGTCCGTGAGCGCTATCTGGCCGAGACCATCAAGACACTCACCGACGAGCTCAACCGCATTGGCCTGGAGGACTTCCAGATCAACGGCCGTTCCAAGCACTATTGGTCCATCTACCAAAAGATGAAGCGCAAGGGCAAGGAATTTTCCGAGATCTACGACCTGGTGGCACTGCGCGTCATCACGCATTCGGTGCGCGATTGCTACTCCACGCTCGGTGCGGTGCATACGCTGTGGCACCCCATGCCCGGGCGCTTTAAAGACTATATCGCCATGCCCAAGGTCAATAACTACCAGTCGCTCCACACGACGGTTATCGGCCCCACGGCTCGTCCGCTCGAGATTCAGATTCGTACCTACGAGATGCACGAGCAGGCCGAGTACGGCATTGCCGCCCACTGGCTGTATAAGAAATCGGGCGGATCGTCTGCGTCTAAGACCAATGATGCCCAGCGTCTGGACGACCAGATTAACTGGCTCAAACATTCGCTCGATTGGGCTGCGTCTGACGAGATCACCGATGCCAAGGAATACCTACATTCGCTGAAGGTCGACCTCTTCGATCAGGAGATCTTCGTCTTTACGCCCAAGGGCGAGGTCATGGCGCTTCGTGCCGGCTCCACGCCGCTCGACTTTGCCTACGCCGTTCACACCGAGGTGGGAAACCACTGCGTCGGCGCTAAGATCAACGGTGCGGTGGCCCCGCTCACGCACGAGATCAAGACGGGCGACCGCGTTGAAATCCTGACCAACAAGAGTTCCAAGCCGTCGCGTGATTGGCTCAAGATCGTTAAGACGCCTTCCGCCAAGTCAAAGATCCGCCGCTATTTTGCCGCCGCGACCAAGGACGACGACGCTGCCGCCGGTCGCGATATACTGGCCAAGGACCTGCGCAAGCGTGGCTATGGCATTTCTACACCGCGTTCGACGCGTGCGCTCAACGCCGTGGCGGAGCAGTTTAACTACAAGCAGCTCGAGGACCTGTTTGCCGCCGTCGGCGCCGGCAAAGTTGCCCCGCGCGCTGTGGGTAACAAGGTCGAGCAGATTTTGGACCCCAAGCCCGAGGAGCAGCTCACCAAGGCCGATGCTATCGCCGAGGTCGTGAAGCAGCCGGCCCGAGGCTCCAACCGCAAGCCGCAAAAGCGCGGCAAGAGCGCCGGCAACGGCATTATCGTCAAGGGCGAGAGCAACAGCGGCCTGCTGGTTCGTCTGGCCCATTGCTGCAATCCCGTGACGGGCGACGACATCGTCGGCTTCATCACGCGCGGTCGTGGCGTTTCGGTGCATCGCGCCAACTGCCCCAACGTCAAGGGTCTTATGGAGCATCCCGAGCGCATGATCGATGTGGAGTGGGACGGTGCTGCCGATACGCTTTTCCAGGTCGAGATCGTGGTCGAGTGCCTGGACCGCATGGGCCTGCTCAAGGATGTCACCATTGCCATTGGCGATGCGGGCGGCAATATCCTTTCTGCCGCTACGTCGACCAACCGCGAGGGTATTGCAACCCTGCGCTTTATGGTCGAGATCTCGGACGCGAGTGGTCTGGATCCGCTGCTGGCCTCTATCAGCAGCGTTGACTCCGTCTACGACGCGCGCCGCCTGATGCCCGGCGAGGGTGGAGCCCAGCTTAAGCGCCGCGTTTAGTCGCGACGAACGTGCCACATTATTGATATTCGCTACACTCGAGGCATCGTTTGATGCCTCGAATTCTATAGAGAGGAGAGGGACATGGGTGCTGTGTCCTTGGATGTAACTCCCAAGGGATCGGTCGAGATCGAGACGCTCGTAAACGGTCCCATTCAGACCAATAGCTATGCAGTTATTTCGAACAATGAGTGCGTGATCATCGACCCTGCGTGGGAAGGCGAGCGCTTGGTGGAGCATGTTCGAGCCGAGCATCCCGGCGTACGCGTGCTTGGCGCCGTATGCACTCATGGCCATGCCGATCATGTTGGTGGTGTTGCCGGCGTGCGAACCACCGTTGGCGAGGGCTGCCAGTATGAGCTGTGTACTAAGGATGTGGCGGTGCCGCATACGAACATCGAGGAACAGCGAGCTATGTGGTGCATTGAGACGCCCGATCCCGGGGAGCCGACGCGCCTGCTCGCCGAGGGCGATACCATTGAGGTGGGCAATATCTGCCTGCAGGTGATCGAGACGCCAGGGCATACGCCGGGCGGGATTGTCTTGTTTGCTGCCGCTGAGCAGGGGAACATTGCCTTTGTGGGCGACACCCTGTTCCCGGGTGGGCACGGCCGCACCGATCTTTCTGGAGGAGACGAGACGGCGATTCTTCGCTCGCTCTCCAAGCTCGCCCGGCTTCTCCCGCCCGATACCGTTTGCCTAACCGGCCATGGCGATTCGACCACCATGGCACGCGAACTCATGCAGAACCCTTTCATGTAGGTGTAGCTTTATCGTCAGCTTCTGAAGCACGAGAAGCGTCCAAACGTCAAGCTATTTTTCCCCAACGGGTCGATTCCGTAGGGCAAACGGTCAAAAAAAGTCTGTTTGGACGATATTCGTGAACAAACGAACGTTTATGCTCGGGTGCGCCGTGGTAAAATCTCAGGCGTTATCGGAGCAACCTTACAGGAGGTTTCTTTTATGCTCGTCAACGCAGCAGACATGCTCAAGAAGGCCGAGGCCGGCAAGTACGGTCTCGGTGCCTTCAACACCAACAACCTCGAGTGGACCCTGGCTATTCTCCAGGCCGCCGAGGAGGCCAAGTCTCCGCTGATCCTTCAGTGCACCGCTGGTGCCGCTAAGTGGATGGGCGGTTTCAAGGTCTGCGCCGACATGGTCAAGGCTGCCGTCGAGGCCACGGGCGTTACCGTTCCCGTCGCCCTTCACCTCGATCACGGTTCTTACGAGGACTGCTTCAAGTGCATCGAGGCCGGCTTCACGTCCATCATGTATGACGGCTCTCACGAGGAGACCTTCCAGCTTAACCTCGACCGTACCAAGGAGCTCGTTGAGCTTGCCCACTCCAAGGGCATGTCCATCGAGGCCGAGGTCGGCGGCATCGGCGGCACCGAGGACGGCGTGACCTCCAGCGGCGAGCTCGCTGATCCTGCTGAGTGCAAGCAGATTGCTGACCTGGGCGTCGACTTCCTCGCCTGCGGCATCGGCAACATCCACGGCGTGTATCCCGCCGACTGGGCCGGCCTTTCCTTCGAGCGTCTGGGCGAGATCAAGGCTCAGACTGGCGACCTGCCCCTCGTCCTGCACGGTGGTACCGGCATCCCCGAGGATCAGATCAAGAAGGCCATCTCCCTGGGCATCTCCAAGATCAACGTCAACACCGACCTGCAGCTCGTCTTCGCCAAGGGCGTCCGCGAGTACATCGAGGCTGGCAAGGATCAGCAGGGTAAGGGCTTTGACCCCCGCAAGCTCCTCAAGCCTGGTCGCGACAACATCGTTGCCCGCACCAAGGAGCTCATGGAGGAGTTTGGTTCCGTCAACAAGGCGTAAGTAGCGGTTTAACTTTTCCGTCGGAGGCCCCGTTCACCCTATGCTTTTCCCTTGCGCTCACCTGGCTTTGCCAGAAGTCGCGCAATGGGAAAAGCTCCGGGTGAACGGGGCTTCCTTCGTTAACTCGCTACAGGGTTACTGGGCTGAATTCATTTTTTGACTACCGCTCGGCGGTGTTGATGGCTCCCTTGTTGGGGCTTTCTTTTTTATCTCGCTACAATGGACTTCAAGAGTTCTAATGACTTGGAGTTTGGCATGGCTGTTATTAATGTGCTGCCTTCGGATGGGAAGGTTATTGACGAGGGGCCGGTTGGTTGCTCTGTTGATGTTTGCAATGATGACTTCTGTTTTCTAGATATTGGCTTGCCACCCGAGATCCTGCGTTTAAAGGACGCGGGGTATCTTTCGCAGGCTATTGAGGCTTGCGACCGCCTACTTGCCCAAGATCCCGATTCCTCGCTTGCTGCCTGCGTTCGTGCCGAGCGGTATC is a genomic window of Collinsella aerofaciens containing:
- a CDS encoding RelA/SpoT family protein, which produces MDAAARTAHDSALQPFSEMEHYKHADELPPEIMADSYDKLERLCLKYMNEDDFSKVEQAYCFAAEKHCNQKRRSGEMYINHPVEVAIILADLKMDCDVVCAALLHDTVEDTETSLADVSGLFGDTVAELVDGVTKLTNIEVDSMDEKQALTLRKMFLAMSKDIRVIIVKLADRLHNMRTLAALREDRRLFKARETMDVYAPLADRLGMSSIKWELEDLSFFYLEPDAYQRIARMVAESREVRERYLAETIKTLTDELNRIGLEDFQINGRSKHYWSIYQKMKRKGKEFSEIYDLVALRVITHSVRDCYSTLGAVHTLWHPMPGRFKDYIAMPKVNNYQSLHTTVIGPTARPLEIQIRTYEMHEQAEYGIAAHWLYKKSGGSSASKTNDAQRLDDQINWLKHSLDWAASDEITDAKEYLHSLKVDLFDQEIFVFTPKGEVMALRAGSTPLDFAYAVHTEVGNHCVGAKINGAVAPLTHEIKTGDRVEILTNKSSKPSRDWLKIVKTPSAKSKIRRYFAAATKDDDAAAGRDILAKDLRKRGYGISTPRSTRALNAVAEQFNYKQLEDLFAAVGAGKVAPRAVGNKVEQILDPKPEEQLTKADAIAEVVKQPARGSNRKPQKRGKSAGNGIIVKGESNSGLLVRLAHCCNPVTGDDIVGFITRGRGVSVHRANCPNVKGLMEHPERMIDVEWDGAADTLFQVEIVVECLDRMGLLKDVTIAIGDAGGNILSAATSTNREGIATLRFMVEISDASGLDPLLASISSVDSVYDARRLMPGEGGAQLKRRV
- a CDS encoding MBL fold metallo-hydrolase, translated to MGAVSLDVTPKGSVEIETLVNGPIQTNSYAVISNNECVIIDPAWEGERLVEHVRAEHPGVRVLGAVCTHGHADHVGGVAGVRTTVGEGCQYELCTKDVAVPHTNIEEQRAMWCIETPDPGEPTRLLAEGDTIEVGNICLQVIETPGHTPGGIVLFAAAEQGNIAFVGDTLFPGGHGRTDLSGGDETAILRSLSKLARLLPPDTVCLTGHGDSTTMARELMQNPFM
- the fba gene encoding class II fructose-1,6-bisphosphate aldolase encodes the protein MLVNAADMLKKAEAGKYGLGAFNTNNLEWTLAILQAAEEAKSPLILQCTAGAAKWMGGFKVCADMVKAAVEATGVTVPVALHLDHGSYEDCFKCIEAGFTSIMYDGSHEETFQLNLDRTKELVELAHSKGMSIEAEVGGIGGTEDGVTSSGELADPAECKQIADLGVDFLACGIGNIHGVYPADWAGLSFERLGEIKAQTGDLPLVLHGGTGIPEDQIKKAISLGISKINVNTDLQLVFAKGVREYIEAGKDQQGKGFDPRKLLKPGRDNIVARTKELMEEFGSVNKA